In Campylobacter vulpis, a genomic segment contains:
- a CDS encoding transformation system protein, whose protein sequence is MRGVFCACLLGFNLYAQDMQDKFSNLQNPFLNPTLEQMAQLEIQAIFPQKVKINNQWYKENDMLHNAILRHIDTKFVIFEYDEQNITLEFKQNAKIAID, encoded by the coding sequence GTGAGGGGCGTTTTTTGTGCGTGTTTGTTAGGATTTAACTTATACGCACAGGATATGCAAGATAAATTTTCAAATTTGCAAAATCCTTTTTTAAATCCCACTTTGGAACAAATGGCACAATTAGAAATTCAAGCCATTTTTCCACAAAAAGTTAAAATTAATAATCAGTGGTATAAAGAAAACGATATGCTTCACAATGCTATTTTGAGACACATTGATACCAAATTTGTCATTTTTGAATATGATGAGCAAAATATTACTTTAGAGTTTAAGCAAAATGCTAAGATTGCTATTGATTAA
- the mshL gene encoding pilus (MSHA type) biogenesis protein MshL translates to MLRLLLIKLIFCLSSLYALDCQKRLFDIHIKESLSIEEALDELASYCTFSIIVKDEFAKNELSKMQKSLYISQMTLEELFRLLLKENNLNYEFDGKILSIWGISTQIFKLSYITSIREGQSIIKASVDSKPRQNDISLDNESDENMIKSMEKFDFWQNIEKEITTLLNAYGEVKTPIINANAGIIIVTGTTLQLKKVGEYINKLENRLKKQVIIDVSIIAVNLNENHSSGINWQNFNIDFASTTQNGQNSFIQLQNGQGFVKNLGLRANLNFNSVLNFLSQNGKTQVLSNPKLMALNNQQAIISVGDTINYQVKESSKGTENGTTVSESFSNYSIFVGILLSILPEISDDNKIMLRINPSLSDFKYPQDNQRQNSPRTIAPDTIQKKLSTVVSMENNQTLILGGLISHNQIKEASGVNFLSKIPLLGLLFSGEETNSNSTEIVFIITPSIVDKQTGNMSLKDMGFKHYE, encoded by the coding sequence ATGCTAAGATTGCTATTGATTAAATTAATTTTTTGCTTAAGTTCTCTTTATGCTTTAGATTGTCAAAAAAGGCTTTTTGATATTCACATTAAAGAAAGTTTAAGCATAGAAGAGGCACTTGATGAGCTTGCAAGTTACTGCACTTTTAGCATAATTGTTAAAGATGAATTTGCGAAAAATGAACTAAGTAAAATGCAAAAAAGCTTATATATAAGTCAAATGACCTTAGAGGAACTTTTTAGACTTTTGCTAAAAGAAAATAATTTAAATTATGAATTTGATGGCAAAATTTTAAGCATTTGGGGGATTTCAACTCAAATTTTTAAGTTAAGTTACATCACTTCTATTCGTGAAGGGCAAAGCATTATCAAGGCTTCTGTGGATTCTAAACCTAGACAAAATGATATAAGCTTAGACAATGAAAGCGATGAAAATATGATTAAAAGTATGGAAAAATTTGACTTTTGGCAAAATATAGAGAAAGAAATCACCACCCTACTTAATGCCTATGGGGAAGTAAAAACGCCTATTATTAATGCAAATGCTGGTATTATCATCGTTACAGGCACAACTTTACAGCTTAAAAAAGTGGGAGAGTATATTAATAAACTTGAAAATAGGCTTAAAAAGCAAGTGATTATCGATGTTAGCATTATTGCTGTAAATTTAAATGAAAACCATTCAAGTGGGATTAATTGGCAAAATTTCAATATTGATTTTGCTAGCACGACTCAAAATGGGCAAAATTCTTTTATCCAACTTCAAAATGGGCAGGGTTTTGTGAAAAATTTGGGCTTAAGAGCGAATCTTAATTTTAATTCCGTGTTAAATTTTCTTTCACAAAATGGCAAAACTCAAGTTCTCTCAAACCCTAAACTTATGGCTTTAAATAACCAACAAGCCATCATTTCAGTCGGTGATACCATTAATTATCAAGTCAAAGAAAGTTCCAAAGGCACGGAAAATGGCACAACTGTGAGTGAGAGTTTTAGTAATTATTCTATTTTTGTGGGGATATTACTTAGCATTTTGCCTGAAATTTCTGATGATAATAAAATTATGCTTCGCATTAATCCTAGCCTTAGTGATTTTAAATATCCTCAAGATAATCAAAGACAAAATTCTCCTCGCACCATAGCACCTGATACCATACAAAAAAAGCTCTCCACAGTCGTTTCTATGGAAAATAATCAAACCTTGATTTTAGGCGGACTCATCTCGCATAATCAAATCAAAGAAGCAAGTGGGGTCAATTTTCTTTCTAAAATCCCTTTGCTTGGGCTTTTATTTAGCGGAGAGGAGACAAACTCAAATAGCACAGAAATCGTTTTCATCATCACACCTAGCATAGTGGATAAACAAACGGGAAATATGAGCCTTAAGGATATGGGATTTAAGCACTATGAGTGA
- a CDS encoding P-loop NTPase family protein: MSEFVCIKNQEQILKRLNELSVAKKGLICLYGKSGSGKSVILERFARQKNTLKITEIFKDKEQLKDFLSALKLEKSMLLFDEVGLYGEDLFELLRLYSDEALIILSSHKKLKIFTKEHFKSRILVEFELKNLEKKELFDYVKEKHGIELDQKELQFVFKICKHNLRNVDKLLKSFKELQAFLDKKRFYILRLSALENHLLG; encoded by the coding sequence ATGAGTGAGTTTGTTTGCATTAAAAATCAAGAGCAGATTTTAAAAAGACTTAATGAGCTTAGTGTGGCAAAAAAGGGCTTAATCTGCCTTTATGGTAAAAGTGGGAGTGGGAAAAGCGTGATTTTAGAGCGTTTTGCAAGGCAAAAAAACACCTTAAAAATCACAGAAATTTTTAAAGATAAAGAGCAATTAAAAGATTTTTTAAGTGCTTTAAAGCTTGAAAAATCAATGCTTTTATTTGATGAAGTGGGTTTGTACGGGGAGGATTTGTTTGAGCTTTTACGCCTTTATAGTGATGAAGCTTTGATTATTTTAAGCTCACACAAAAAACTAAAAATTTTTACAAAAGAGCATTTTAAAAGCAGAATTTTAGTAGAATTTGAACTAAAAAACTTAGAAAAAAAAGAGCTTTTTGACTATGTTAAAGAAAAGCACGGCATAGAATTAGACCAAAAAGAATTACAATTTGTCTTTAAAATTTGTAAGCATAATTTAAGAAATGTCGATAAACTTTTAAAAAGTTTCAAAGAACTTCAAGCTTTTTTGGATAAAAAGCGTTTTTATATTTTAAGGCTTAGTGCCTTGGAAAATCATTTATTGGGTTAA
- a CDS encoding transformation system protein gives MQERIYELEKAYKRYLKKLWFKRILFALCGIFFVACGILFWEKWQEKKELSLKASAEKRALESKIDQAKILQEKQKLSTQKLEREKESLKEELELLQNPPQKFIITSNALNLANLKKSFYQNPSLEKALKLAELYLEAKDYKKSIFWSLKANEMDTNSKQSLLLFAKAKEALGEVMEAQKVYELYEAR, from the coding sequence ATGCAAGAGCGAATTTATGAGTTAGAAAAAGCATATAAAAGATATTTAAAAAAACTATGGTTTAAACGCATTTTGTTTGCTTTATGTGGAATTTTTTTCGTAGCTTGTGGCATTTTATTTTGGGAAAAATGGCAGGAAAAAAAAGAACTTTCTCTAAAAGCAAGTGCTGAAAAAAGGGCTTTAGAAAGTAAGATAGACCAAGCAAAAATCTTACAAGAAAAGCAAAAATTAAGCACTCAAAAACTTGAAAGGGAAAAAGAAAGCTTAAAAGAGGAATTAGAGCTTTTGCAAAACCCTCCACAAAAATTTATCATCACTTCAAACGCCCTTAATTTGGCAAATTTAAAAAAATCGTTTTATCAAAATCCTAGCCTTGAAAAAGCCTTAAAATTAGCCGAGCTTTATTTGGAGGCAAAAGATTATAAAAAATCGATTTTTTGGTCTTTAAAGGCAAATGAAATGGACACAAATTCTAAGCAAAGTTTGCTTTTATTTGCTAAGGCTAAGGAGGCTTTAGGCGAGGTAATGGAGGCACAAAAAGTATATGAACTTTATGAGGCAAGATAA
- a CDS encoding GspE/PulE family protein gives MMEFLKNLGFEEELKEGFKDENLRHFLFELYLKNELDLNALFLNLGVKSEDFLKALAQYLHLEFVEFETIDENLCDSFAFSLLWQNQILPLQKDDANLFILSAKPLNLELLNKIEHLFRSKFIKNALCDSYQLEQNLNKLYIKQKLKELSAKLKQELNANSKENEQSSVSLLFDFILQEALKLKASDVHIESLENGALIRFRVDGVLRVFCHLEEELYQALIFHIKLLAHLNVAESRKAQDGSFNKSFESVEFDFRISTLPLQKGESVVLRILRQDLELLSLENLHFSKQNLALITKNIQKPFGMILLTGPTGSGKSTTLYACLKSLACVEKKIITAEDPIEYKMPQIQQIALNAKAGLDFSNALRAILRQDPDVIMIGEIRDEESLDIALKGAQTGHLILSTLHTNDALSTIERLLDMRAKPYLIASSLNLIIAQRLARKLCPYCKIQKFKNEEVFYEARGCEKCDFSGFLGRELLSECLELDEDLKELIRKNASKNELLTYAKKRGFLTMYELGLEKARLGIISIEELMRVVG, from the coding sequence ATAATGGAATTTTTAAAAAATTTAGGCTTTGAGGAGGAGCTAAAAGAGGGCTTTAAAGATGAGAATTTAAGGCATTTTTTGTTTGAGCTGTATTTAAAAAATGAGCTTGATTTAAACGCCCTTTTTTTAAATTTAGGCGTAAAAAGTGAGGATTTTTTGAAGGCTTTAGCTCAGTATTTGCACTTGGAATTTGTGGAATTTGAAACAATTGATGAAAATTTATGTGATTCTTTTGCCTTTTCTTTGCTATGGCAAAATCAAATTCTCCCCCTGCAAAAAGATGACGCAAATCTTTTCATACTTTCTGCTAAACCTCTAAATTTAGAGCTTTTAAATAAGATAGAGCATCTTTTTCGCTCTAAATTTATCAAAAATGCCCTGTGTGATAGCTATCAATTAGAGCAAAACTTAAACAAACTTTATATTAAGCAAAAATTAAAAGAATTAAGTGCGAAGTTAAAACAAGAATTAAACGCAAATTCTAAAGAAAACGAGCAAAGTAGCGTAAGTTTGCTTTTTGATTTTATCCTACAAGAAGCACTCAAATTAAAGGCAAGTGATGTGCATATAGAAAGCCTAGAAAATGGGGCTTTAATCCGCTTTCGTGTGGATGGGGTGTTGCGTGTTTTTTGCCATTTAGAAGAAGAGCTTTACCAAGCCTTAATTTTTCACATTAAACTTTTGGCACACTTAAATGTCGCTGAAAGCAGAAAAGCACAAGATGGAAGTTTTAATAAGAGTTTTGAGAGTGTAGAATTTGACTTTCGTATCTCAACTTTGCCTTTGCAAAAGGGTGAAAGCGTGGTGCTTAGGATATTAAGGCAGGATTTGGAGCTTTTAAGCCTTGAAAATTTGCATTTTTCTAAGCAAAATTTAGCCTTAATTACAAAAAATATTCAAAAACCTTTCGGTATGATCTTGCTTACTGGACCCACAGGTAGTGGAAAAAGCACGACCCTATATGCTTGCTTAAAAAGTCTTGCTTGTGTGGAGAAAAAAATCATCACCGCAGAAGATCCCATAGAATATAAAATGCCTCAAATTCAGCAAATCGCCCTTAATGCCAAGGCCGGGCTTGATTTTAGCAATGCTTTAAGGGCGATTTTAAGGCAGGATCCTGATGTCATTATGATAGGAGAAATCCGCGATGAAGAAAGCCTTGACATAGCCTTAAAAGGCGCACAAACGGGGCATTTAATCCTTAGCACACTTCATACTAATGACGCCCTTTCTACCATAGAACGCTTACTTGATATGAGGGCAAAGCCCTATTTAATAGCCTCTTCGCTTAATCTCATTATCGCTCAACGCCTTGCAAGAAAACTTTGTCCTTATTGTAAAATTCAAAAGTTCAAAAATGAGGAGGTATTTTACGAAGCTAGGGGCTGTGAAAAATGTGATTTTAGCGGCTTTTTGGGGAGAGAATTGTTAAGCGAATGTTTGGAGCTTGATGAGGACTTGAAAGAGCTTATACGCAAAAATGCTAGTAAAAACGAGCTTTTAACTTATGCTAAAAAACGAGGATTTTTAACGATGTATGAACTAGGACTTGAAAAAGCAAGACTTGGAATCATCAGCATAGAGGAACTTATGAGGGTGGTAGGGTGA
- a CDS encoding type II secretion system F family protein codes for MKTYELYYLKNQQKLRKILKAKNLNTAQAMALRQNLQILSLKELKKQNKIKISDTLFCAFFKEFALLLNAGLSIKEALSLMSESSSKGLKDVVKELNANLNLGQSLSVAFSSLALNLSLSELSLIKMSEKTGNLAHIFSQIAELRTRLILNKKRFKKAIHYPCLVLLALFGAFLFLMFFVVPEFLDIFESLGANLPLITQILLSIYVFLSENYLLLICVFVGFCGAFVLSYKRSVKFAFWVDFMLLKFPFFSRFILYHQNYYFFMIFSLLLQSGNALTHAFHLASSSVKNYYIKEKFKHINTSLEQGLELSLAFKKAGIFDELVISLLHSAMKSGTLDTLSAKIAHFYEEKQEDFIEIFLKFLEPLMTLLVGILVLFLALGIFLPMWELSGGV; via the coding sequence GTGAAAACCTACGAGCTTTATTATCTTAAAAACCAGCAAAAATTAAGGAAAATTTTAAAAGCGAAAAATCTTAACACTGCTCAAGCTATGGCTTTAAGGCAAAATTTACAAATCTTAAGCCTAAAAGAGCTCAAAAAGCAAAATAAGATTAAGATTAGTGATACGCTTTTTTGTGCTTTTTTTAAAGAATTTGCCCTTTTGCTTAATGCGGGATTAAGCATTAAGGAGGCTTTAAGCTTGATGAGTGAAAGTTCTAGTAAAGGTTTAAAAGATGTGGTTAAAGAATTAAATGCAAATTTAAATCTGGGACAGAGTTTAAGTGTGGCATTTAGTAGCTTGGCTTTAAATTTAAGCTTGAGTGAATTAAGCCTTATTAAAATGAGTGAAAAGACAGGAAATTTGGCACATATTTTTTCCCAAATTGCAGAATTAAGAACAAGATTGATTTTAAACAAAAAGCGTTTTAAAAAAGCGATTCATTATCCTTGCTTAGTTCTTTTGGCACTTTTTGGGGCATTTTTATTTTTAATGTTTTTTGTTGTGCCAGAATTTTTAGATATTTTTGAAAGTTTAGGAGCAAATTTACCCTTAATAACACAAATTTTACTTAGCATTTATGTATTTTTAAGTGAGAATTATCTGCTTTTGATTTGCGTTTTTGTAGGTTTTTGTGGAGCATTTGTTTTAAGTTATAAAAGAAGTGTAAAATTTGCTTTTTGGGTGGATTTTATGCTTTTAAAATTTCCTTTTTTCTCGCGTTTTATTCTTTATCATCAAAATTATTATTTTTTTATGATTTTCTCTTTACTTTTGCAAAGTGGCAATGCTCTCACACACGCTTTTCATTTGGCAAGTTCTAGCGTAAAAAATTATTATATCAAAGAGAAATTTAAGCACATTAATACTTCTTTAGAGCAGGGCTTGGAACTTTCTTTAGCCTTTAAAAAAGCGGGGATTTTTGATGAGCTTGTTATTTCTTTGCTGCACAGCGCGATGAAAAGCGGAACTTTAGATACTTTAAGTGCTAAAATCGCCCACTTTTATGAAGAAAAACAAGAAGATTTTATTGAGATATTTTTAAAATTCTTAGAACCTTTGATGACTTTACTTGTAGGAATTTTGGTTTTATTTTTAGCTCTAGGGATTTTCTTGCCGATGTGGGAGCTAAGTGGTGGAGTATAA
- a CDS encoding flagellin, whose translation MGFRINTNIGALNAHANSVVNAGQLDKSLSRLSSGLRINSAADDASGMAIADSLRSQAATLGQAINNGNDAIGILQTADKAMDEQLKILDTIKTKATQAAQDGQSLKTRTMLQADINRLMEELDNIANTTSFNGKQLLSGGFINQEFQIGSQSNQTIKATIGPTQSSKIGLTRFETGQQIIKSSEVEMVIKNYNGLEDFKFPKIKISTSVGTGIGALAEEINRVADKTGVRASFNVQTVGARPVMAGTTNENFAINGVIIGKISYENNDSNGALIAAINAVKDTTGVQAALDENGKLLLTSADGRGIKITGSIGNGAGIAINMMENYGRLSLVKNDGRDIAIEGTGFGFEHDKLVSQSSVSLRETKGQISKDLAEAMGFNSVERLGSIQVGVSSLTVLAGTGMSTITTLVNSGGSGFSIWVTSKISNVGLMVDIGPGLGQLSTISFSAMGVSGLSALAFSTVYTVAVNAISSVRGDLLIGSAQANGLSVVLSNLGVVRETTKAENIGQVQTAGVTTLKGAMAVMDVVETATINLDQIRADIGAVQNQLQVTINNITVTQVNVKAAESTIRDVDFAAESANFSKYNILAQSGSYAMSQANQVQQNVLKLLQ comes from the coding sequence ATGGGTTTTAGAATAAACACAAATATCGGTGCGTTAAACGCTCACGCGAATTCAGTGGTTAATGCAGGACAGCTCGATAAGTCTTTATCAAGACTAAGTTCTGGTCTTAGGATTAACTCAGCAGCAGATGATGCTTCAGGGATGGCGATAGCGGATTCTTTGCGTTCTCAAGCAGCCACTTTAGGCCAAGCTATTAATAATGGTAACGATGCTATAGGCATCTTGCAAACAGCAGACAAGGCTATGGACGAGCAGCTTAAAATCTTAGATACTATCAAAACTAAGGCAACTCAAGCAGCTCAAGATGGTCAAAGTCTTAAAACAAGAACAATGCTTCAAGCAGACATCAATAGACTTATGGAAGAGCTTGACAACATTGCTAATACAACTTCCTTTAACGGAAAGCAGCTATTAAGTGGTGGTTTTATCAATCAAGAGTTTCAAATAGGCTCACAGTCTAATCAAACTATAAAAGCAACCATAGGACCAACACAATCTAGCAAAATCGGTCTTACGAGATTTGAAACAGGTCAGCAAATCATCAAAAGTAGTGAAGTAGAAATGGTTATTAAAAACTATAATGGCTTAGAAGATTTTAAATTTCCTAAAATCAAAATTTCAACTTCAGTAGGCACAGGTATAGGTGCTTTGGCTGAAGAGATTAACAGGGTAGCTGATAAAACAGGTGTTCGTGCTAGCTTTAATGTCCAAACTGTAGGAGCAAGACCTGTTATGGCAGGCACAACAAATGAAAATTTCGCAATTAATGGTGTAATTATTGGCAAAATTTCTTATGAAAATAATGACTCAAATGGTGCTTTAATTGCCGCTATCAATGCTGTTAAAGATACTACAGGTGTTCAAGCAGCCCTAGATGAAAATGGAAAACTTCTCCTCACTTCAGCTGATGGTCGTGGGATTAAAATCACAGGTAGCATAGGAAATGGTGCTGGTATAGCCATTAATATGATGGAAAACTATGGGCGTTTATCCTTAGTGAAAAATGATGGTAGAGATATAGCAATAGAGGGAACTGGCTTTGGCTTTGAACACGATAAGCTTGTCTCTCAATCTTCTGTTTCTTTAAGAGAGACTAAGGGGCAAATTTCTAAAGATTTGGCTGAAGCTATGGGCTTTAACTCTGTGGAAAGACTAGGAAGTATCCAAGTAGGCGTTAGTTCTCTTACGGTGCTTGCAGGAACAGGTATGAGTACTATAACAACTCTTGTCAATAGTGGTGGTAGTGGTTTTTCTATATGGGTAACTTCTAAAATTTCAAATGTTGGACTAATGGTTGATATAGGACCTGGACTTGGACAGCTCTCCACCATATCATTCTCTGCTATGGGTGTAAGCGGTCTTTCAGCTCTTGCTTTCTCAACTGTTTATACTGTGGCTGTAAATGCAATCTCGAGTGTTAGAGGCGATCTTTTAATTGGTTCGGCTCAAGCAAATGGTCTTAGTGTAGTTTTATCTAATCTTGGCGTTGTAAGAGAAACGACTAAGGCTGAAAATATCGGTCAAGTGCAAACCGCAGGTGTAACCACACTCAAAGGTGCTATGGCTGTAATGGATGTCGTTGAAACTGCGACTATAAACCTAGACCAAATTCGTGCGGACATCGGTGCTGTGCAAAATCAGCTTCAAGTTACGATTAATAACATTACCGTAACTCAGGTTAATGTCAAAGCTGCTGAATCGACCATACGCGATGTGGATTTCGCCGCTGAGAGTGCAAATTTCTCAAAATATAACATTTTAGCTCAAAGTGGATCTTATGCTATGAGTCAAGCAAATCAAGTTCAACAAAATGTTCTAAAACTTTTACAATAA
- the truD gene encoding tRNA pseudouridine(13) synthase TruD — translation MNLKDENTIFKPLRVLRHSKINAYFSKNSEDFVVREKPLYEFSGEGEHLILHICKKDLSTHEALRILSEFSGIKMRDFGYAGLKDKQGCTFQHLSLPKKFEKNLLNFSHPKIKITQSFIHNNKLRIGHLKGNSFFIRLKKVLPNDALKLEQALENLNKIGFANYFGYQRFGKFKDNYKEGLAILQGKKMKNVKMKDFLISAFQSELFNRYLSKRVEISHFVKEFSLSELGEIYKISKEEAKNLKAQKQFFKLLHNEVLGHYPFGKCFLCEDLKKELERFKARDLSAMGLLVGLRAFECGEGFAKKLEQEFFREGLEFKNQMQGSRRFMWGYLKDLKYHYDAQKAHFSFEFFLEKGSYATVILNELLQDEDLEN, via the coding sequence ATGAATTTAAAGGACGAGAACACCATTTTTAAGCCCTTGCGTGTATTAAGGCATAGCAAAATTAATGCGTATTTTAGTAAAAATAGCGAAGATTTTGTCGTAAGGGAAAAGCCTCTTTATGAATTTAGTGGGGAGGGTGAGCATTTAATCTTACACATTTGTAAAAAGGATTTAAGCACACACGAGGCTTTACGCATTTTAAGCGAATTTAGCGGGATTAAAATGCGTGATTTTGGCTATGCTGGGCTTAAAGATAAGCAAGGTTGCACCTTTCAACACCTCTCTTTACCTAAAAAATTTGAAAAAAATTTGCTAAATTTTTCTCACCCTAAAATAAAAATCACGCAAAGTTTTATCCACAATAATAAGCTAAGAATAGGGCATTTAAAGGGAAATTCCTTTTTTATCAGGCTTAAAAAAGTGCTTCCAAATGACGCACTTAAATTAGAACAAGCTCTAGAAAATCTTAACAAAATAGGCTTTGCAAACTATTTTGGCTATCAGCGTTTTGGTAAATTTAAAGATAATTATAAAGAGGGACTTGCCATTTTACAGGGTAAAAAAATGAAAAATGTCAAAATGAAAGATTTTCTCATCTCCGCCTTTCAAAGTGAGCTTTTTAATCGCTATCTTAGTAAAAGAGTGGAAATTTCGCATTTTGTTAAGGAATTTAGCCTTAGTGAGCTGGGCGAAATTTATAAAATTTCTAAAGAAGAAGCAAAAAATTTAAAGGCACAAAAGCAGTTTTTTAAGCTTTTGCATAATGAAGTTTTGGGGCATTATCCTTTTGGAAAATGTTTTTTGTGTGAGGATTTAAAAAAAGAGCTTGAAAGATTTAAGGCAAGGGATCTTAGTGCTATGGGACTTTTGGTGGGACTTAGGGCGTTTGAGTGCGGGGAGGGTTTTGCTAAAAAGTTGGAGCAAGAGTTTTTTAGAGAGGGCTTGGAATTTAAAAATCAAATGCAAGGCTCAAGGCGTTTTATGTGGGGATATTTAAAGGATTTAAAATATCACTATGATGCACAAAAGGCACATTTTAGTTTTGAATTTTTCTTAGAAAAAGGCTCTTATGCGACAGTGATTTTAAACGAGCTTTTGCAAGATGAGGACTTAGAAAACTAA
- a CDS encoding thiamine-phosphate kinase gives MNKEDFIIKAFKNKLNGDDGAALGKWCFSKDLFVQDVHFKRSWLSLEQIATKAMLVNISDAITMNAVPKYALLGLSLPNLSKKEIKNLQKGFLKTAKKFRIKIIGGDTIQSDKIGISITLISKVKKPVFRTGLKRGHLLAFTGKLGQSLKGLKTLQNRGKLSKNHKFIKPKLRHKFFYAIAPKISCAMDISDGLSKDLSRLLKANHLGISWRKKFNKKELYSGEEYEILFGFDKKHKKELKKIAKKHKVKLNIFAKAVKGKYEFKGREHHF, from the coding sequence ATGAATAAGGAAGATTTTATCATCAAGGCTTTTAAAAATAAGCTTAACGGAGATGATGGTGCTGCGCTTGGAAAATGGTGCTTTAGTAAGGATTTGTTTGTCCAAGATGTGCATTTTAAACGCTCTTGGCTAAGTTTAGAGCAAATCGCTACAAAAGCAATGCTAGTTAATATTTCAGATGCCATAACTATGAACGCCGTGCCAAAATACGCACTTTTAGGACTTAGCTTACCAAATTTAAGCAAAAAAGAGATAAAAAATTTACAAAAAGGCTTTTTAAAAACGGCGAAAAAATTCCGCATTAAAATCATAGGCGGGGACACAATACAAAGTGATAAAATAGGCATTAGCATTACTTTAATTTCTAAGGTTAAAAAGCCTGTGTTTAGAACAGGACTTAAAAGGGGGCATTTACTCGCTTTTACAGGCAAACTAGGTCAAAGCTTAAAGGGGCTTAAAACCCTACAAAATAGGGGGAAACTTAGTAAAAATCACAAATTCATCAAACCCAAACTTCGCCATAAATTTTTTTACGCAATCGCCCCTAAAATCTCTTGTGCTATGGACATTTCAGACGGCTTAAGCAAGGATTTATCTCGCCTTTTAAAGGCAAATCATTTGGGTATTTCTTGGCGGAAAAAATTTAACAAAAAAGAGCTTTATAGTGGGGAAGAATATGAAATTTTATTTGGCTTTGACAAAAAGCACAAAAAAGAGCTTAAAAAAATCGCCAAAAAACATAAGGTTAAACTTAACATTTTTGCTAAAGCAGTGAAAGGAAAATATGAATTTAAAGGACGAGAACACCATTTTTAA
- a CDS encoding cation diffusion facilitator family transporter: MYDYLSHQPLLKTCKHEHTHHHNHNHADVRAMDKKILIISLTMTASMMFVQFVYALLSNSLALLSDTLHMFSDVFALALSLLALIAVQKWQNEQKTFGYFRLEVLVAFVNALSIIVSAIFIIYESIYKLFYPEEIDAKTMIIVAFLGLLVNAFNAFLMFKNANLDNLNIKSAFYHMMSDLLGSVVVVVGGVAVYLSGIFYIDSLLALILAFLLLRWAVILLKQSTNILLESSPVDINAVRAMILEDERVEEVFDLHITQITNEMLVATMHIKTPLVSLDEFELLSQDLAKNLLENFRIGHSTIQALRSKNEI; this comes from the coding sequence ATGTATGATTATCTCTCACATCAGCCTTTATTAAAGACTTGTAAGCACGAGCATACTCATCATCACAACCATAATCACGCCGATGTGAGAGCTATGGATAAGAAAATTTTAATCATTTCTTTAACGATGACAGCTTCAATGATGTTTGTGCAATTTGTTTATGCCTTGCTTTCAAATTCCTTAGCCCTTTTAAGTGATACCTTGCATATGTTTTCAGATGTTTTTGCCCTTGCTTTAAGCCTTTTAGCCCTCATTGCCGTGCAAAAGTGGCAAAACGAGCAAAAAACCTTTGGCTATTTTCGTCTTGAAGTTTTAGTCGCCTTTGTCAATGCTTTAAGTATTATCGTATCGGCGATTTTTATCATTTATGAGAGCATTTATAAGCTTTTTTATCCTGAAGAAATCGACGCTAAGACTATGATTATCGTGGCTTTTTTGGGGCTTTTAGTCAATGCCTTTAACGCTTTTTTGATGTTTAAAAATGCAAATTTAGATAATCTTAACATCAAATCTGCCTTTTACCATATGATGAGTGATTTACTAGGCTCTGTTGTGGTTGTGGTAGGTGGAGTGGCTGTGTATTTGAGTGGAATTTTTTACATCGATAGTCTTTTAGCACTTATTTTAGCTTTTTTACTTTTGCGTTGGGCTGTGATTTTACTCAAACAAAGCACAAATATACTCCTTGAAAGCTCTCCTGTGGATATTAACGCCGTTAGGGCTATGATTTTAGAAGATGAAAGAGTTGAAGAGGTATTTGATTTGCACATTACACAAATTACTAATGAAATGCTAGTGGCGACTATGCATATCAAAACGCCTCTTGTTAGCCTTGATGAATTCGAGCTTTTATCGCAAGATTTAGCAAAAAATTTACTTGAAAACTTTCGCATAGGACATTCAACCATACAAGCTTTAAGGAGTAAAAATGAAATTTAA
- a CDS encoding cation transporter, with amino-acid sequence MKFKVANVNCINCVNLIKNSLEDTFGAIEIDLEAKILSVNLQEKDKENFEKELSELGFEILEQIQ; translated from the coding sequence ATGAAATTTAAAGTCGCTAATGTAAATTGCATTAATTGCGTTAATCTCATCAAAAATTCGCTAGAAGACACTTTTGGTGCGATTGAAATTGACCTTGAGGCTAAAATTTTAAGCGTCAATTTACAAGAAAAAGATAAAGAAAATTTTGAAAAAGAATTAAGCGAACTAGGTTTTGAAATTTTAGAGCAAATTCAATGA